The Mesorhizobium sp. B2-8-5 genome segment TTTCCTGGCTACGGCGTGTATGCGGCGAGCAAGGCGGCGTTGCGCTCATTCGCACGCACTTGGCTCAACGAACTGAAGGGCAGGAATATCCGGGTGAACGTGCTGAGCCCGGGGCCGATCGCCACACCGATGCAGGACCAGGTTCTCACCGAGGAGGCGAAGCAGATGTTCGAATCCCTGATCCCGCGGGGAAAGATGGGGCGTCCCGAGGAAATTGCGGCGGTCGCGCTGTTTCTTGCTTCGGACGATTCCAGCTTCGTGAATGGGGTGGAGCTGTCTGTCGACGGCGGCTTCTCGGCCATCTGAAATCGCGCCTGATCGCGGGAATAACGCGCCCATGGCGAAACGACTTCCGCGCTGAACGGTCGGCCCGGTCGTCCACTAGGGGACGTCTCCGCGAAGGTCGGCACACAGCGGGACGGATAACCCAGCGCCGTTGAAGGCCTGGGAATCAACATCAACACGGATCGGAGAAATATTATGAGCTATGCAATCGTAGGATTCGGTAAGGTAGGCCAGGCTCTCGCCCACGCCTTCGCCCGTAAAAACATCGATGTGACCGTCGCGAGCCGCCGGCAGCCCGAGGCGTTGGCGCCACAGGCTCGGGCGATTGGACCCACGGTCGTCGCCAAGTCGCTGCGGGAAGCACTCGAGGCCGACACAATCATCCTGGCGGTCCCGTTCGGGGAGCATCGCGAGGTTGCGAAAGCCCTGCCGAGCTGGAAAGGCAAGACGGTCATCGACGCGATGAACGCGTTTCCTGTACCTGAAGAGCTGGACGGCCTCCCGTCCTCCGCCTTCGTCGCGAAGTCGTTCACCGGCGCCAAGTTCGTGAAAGGTTTCAATCACCTGATTGCGGCCACCCTGGCTGCCGATCCGGTCGTCGAGGGCGGCCACCGGGTCGTCTTTCTGTCGAGCGACGACGAGGACGCGACCGCTCCCGTGGCGGCCTTGGCCAAACAACTCGGGTTTGCACCCGTCAAGCTGGGAAAGCTCAACGAAGGTGGCGCGCTGGTGCACGCACGCGGCCGCACTTGGGGCCAGCTCATCTTCCAGGATTTGTTCAAGAAGGAGCAGTAACCGATCTACGACCCCGTCATTCCCGCTCGAGTTCGGCAGACTTCGCGCCAACGGGCCCACCGCCTGCGTCGCCTTCGGAACGATCGCTCATCGTGTCGTCATTGATAAGCTGTGGGCACGCTGATGGGCTGAACGTCAACAGCCATCCGGCTGAGCATCACAAAGTTCCGAATCTCGACCGGACTCGCCAGCAGTTGATCGAGCCGATCAAACAGCGGCTTCAGATGCGGCATCGCCAGATGCCGGTCGAGATCGTTCTTCGAGCGCCAGTTCTCATAGAACATGAACACGCATGGGTCGGCCGGGTCGACGTGAAAGTCATAACTGATGCAGCCGTCCTCGGCGCGCGTCGGCTCGACGAAGGCCGACAGGATCTCCTGCAATTCCTCGCGCGTTTCGGGCTTTGCGATCACAGTGCCGATCACCGTGTAGGGAACTGTCATCATTTCCTTCCCTGGCTCAGCGCAACGGCCAGGATGATGATGGCACCACGCGCAATGAGCTGCTGGCTGAATTCCAGCCCCATGAGGATCAGGCCGTTGTTGATGAGGCCGATCATCAGCGCGCCGACGATCGTGCCAATCACGGTGCCAGACCCGCCGAACAGGCTAGTGCCGCCAAGCACTGCCGCAGCGATGACCGACAACTCGTCGCCCTGACCGAGCTGGAAGCGGCCGGATTGCAGCCGCCCGGCATAGAGCATGCCGGCAAGTGCTGCCGCCATGGCCGATATAATGAGGACGCGGAACTTGATCGACTTTGTGTCGATGCCGGAGTAACGCGCCGCGACCTCGCCGCCGCCGGTGGCGAGCACGCGCCGGCCGAAGCTCGTTCGCCTCAGCACGACATGGCCGACGGCGCCCAGCACCAACATCCAGATCAGCAGGACAGGCACCGGCCCGATATTGCCGCCGCCAAAGATCCACGAATAGCTCTTCGAGATGATCGGCACCGCGGCTGTATCGCTCATCCACATCGCGGTGCCGGTGGCGATCCCCATCATGGCCAGCGTGGTGAGGAAGGACGGAATGCCGATGCGCGTCGTCAGCAGACCGTTGAAGATACCGACGACGGCACCGGTGGCGAGGCCCGCAACGATACCGGTAACCGGTCCACCGGCGTCGATCGCCATGGCCGTGGTGACCGAAGCCAGCCCCGCCACCGCCCCGACGGACAGGTCGATCTCTCCCGCCGACAGCACGTAGGTCATGGCGATTGCCATGACCGCGATCATCGCCGTCTGGCGCACGATGTTGAGCAGGTTGTTAGGGTTGAGGAAGCCCTTGTCGAACAAGGTGATCGCGAACGCGATGAAGATCACCAGGAAGCCGATATAAATGATGTTCTGCCGCCAGTTGGCGAGACCTAGCCTTGCAAAGAGCCAAGGGACGGTGTCCCGGTCAGTGGACATGTGTTTCTCGCTTACTCTTGCTCATCGCGTTCTGGATAACGATCTGCAGCTTGCGCTCGGCGGCCTGCAGCTGCGCGACCGGATCGCCCGCAGGCGCCGACGGATCGTCGAGGTCGGCGCGGCTGACATCGTCCACCAGGCGGCCGGCCGAAACGATGATGATGCGGTCGCAGGCCGATAGCATCTCGGACAGCTCCGACGAGATCAGGACGATCGCCTTGCCAGCTTTCGCCAACTCGCGCACCAGCGTGATGATCTCGGACTTCGAGCCGATGTCGATGCCGGCGGTTGGTTCATCAAGGACGAGGATTCCCGGACCGGTCGAAAGCCATTTGCCGATGACGACTTTCTGCTGATTGCCGCCTGAAAGCGTACGCACCGCGCTGTCGCGCGATGCCGTCTTGATCCGCAGCCGAGCGATCTGTTCATCCGTCAGATCGCGTACTTTTTTTCCCGAGACAAATGTTTTGCGACTCAGACGGTCCAGCACTGCGAGCGTGACGTTGGAGGCGACAGAATGCTCGGCAATCACGCCCTGACGCAGACGGTCCTCGGGTACCAGCGCCACGCCGGCTTCGATGGCTTCGCTCGGTTTCGTGATCATCACCGGTTTGCCGGCGATGCGTATCTCGCCTTCGACGACCGGATCGATTCCGGCAATGACGCGCGCGATTGCTGAACGTCCGGAACCAAGCAGTCCGGCCAGGCCGACCACTTCACCCCTGTTAACGACGAAGCTGACATTCTTCGGCTTTTCCGGGCCTGAAACGTTGTCCAGCTCCAGCAGCGGCTCGCCAAGACTCGACTGGCCGCGCACCACATCCGACAGGCCGCGCGAGCGCTTGCCGACGATATGCTCGATCATCGTTTCGACGGGCAGCTCCGACAATGGTGCGGTAACGACATGGCGGCCGTCACGCAGGATGGTGGCGCGGTCGGCGATGCGGGCGATCTCGTCCATCCGGTGCGAAACATAGATGATGGCAACGCCTTGCGACTTCAGCTTGCGCAGGAAAGCGAACAGGCGTTCGACATCGGAAATCGCCAGCGCCGTCGAGGGTTCGTCCAGCACCAGCACCCTTGCGTTTTGCGAGATCGCCTTGACGATCTCGGTCAATTGCCGCTGTCCCGCGCCCAGATCGCCGACGGTCGCCTTCGGATCGACCTCCACCTCGAGCATTTTGAACAGGTCCGCGGCACGCCTCTCGGCGGTACGGTCGTCGATCAGGCCGAATGCACCCTTGGCTTCGCGGGTGAGAAACACGTTCTGCGCCACCGTCAGCGTCGGGATCAGACTCATTTCCTGGAAGATCATGGCGATGCCGGCCTTGCGCGAGGCTTCGGGCGATATCTCCACCAGCGGCTTGCCATCGACGAGAACGGTGCCGGCGTCAGGCACATGCACGCCGTTGAGCACTTTGAGGATGGTCGACTTGCCGGCACCATTGCCGCCGAGCAGCGCGTGGATCTCGCCTCTTTCGACCTGCAGGTCGACATCGATCAACGCCTTGACCCCGCCAAAGGATTTGCTGACGCCCTTCATCTCCACCGCATGAACAGGCGTCCCAGCGGTCATGGTCTTACCTTGGTCCACTGACCGCTTTCACCGGATTCGATCAGTGCGTCGGCGACGCGCTCGGTCCTGTAGCCATCCTCGAAATTGGGCGACGGCTGCTTGCCCGAGGCGATGGCCGAGAAGAAATCGAAACACTCGACAATCTTGGTTTCGGAGTAACCGATGCCGAGCGCCGGGATCGGCCAGAGGCCTGAGCCATAGGGGTGCGCCGGACCGGAATATACAGTCCTGAAGCCGCGCGCATCGGCAGGATCATCGGCAAACATCACCTGCAATTCGTCGCGCCGTTCGTAGTTGAACGCAATCGAGCCCTTGGTGCCGTGGATCTCGAAGGTGATGAAATTGTTGCGGCCATAGGCGTTGCGGGTCGCCTCGAGCGAACCGATGGCGCCGTCGGCGAACTTCAGCAGCGTCACCACCTCGTCGTCGACATCGACTTCGACGCGCTCGGCTCCGGTGTTCTTCTCGGCGGCGCCGAGCCTGTCGAGATTGCCGTGCTGGACAGGCCGCGTCTTGTTGTAGGTGCGCACCAATGCGCTGACCTCGGCGATCTCGCCCACCAGATAGCGGGCAAGGTCGACGACGTGGGTGCCGATGTCGCCGATCGAGCCCGAGCCGGCTATCTTCTTCTGAAAACGCCAGGACAATGGCGAATCCGGATCGGCCGACCAGTCCTGCAGATAGGTGCCGCGGAAGTTCAAGATCCTGCCGATGCGGCCTTCCTCTATGTACTGGCGGGCGAGCGCCACTGCCGGTGTGCGCCTGTAGTTGAAGGCCACCATGTGGATGACGCCTGCTTTATTGACCGCATCGAGCATGGTCTTTGCTTCGTCGCCGCCGCGCGCCAGCGGCTTTTCGCAGATGATATGCTTGCCGGCCTGCGCTGCCGCAATCGCAATCTCAGCATGGCTATCGTTCGGAGTGACGATATCGATGACGTCGATGTCCGGTCTGGTCACCACCTTGCGCCAGTCCGCGGACGATTCCTCGAAGCCGTAGCGACGGCGGCCTTCGTCGGCCAGCGCATCGGTGATGTCGACCACCACTTTGCGCACCGGGTGGGCAGGCGCGGGCCAGAAAAACATCGGCATGGCCGCATAGGCCATTGCATGGGCCTTGCCCATGAAGCCGCCGCCAATCATCGCCACGTTGAACGTCCTGGTCATGATGGTCTCCTGATCGAATGAAGAAAGGCGCGGCCGGCAGGGAGTGCGCCGGCCGCGGGGCGCGTTACATGCTGCCCTTGATCTTGTCGGTGGCCTCGGCGTGGTAGACGGCCTTCCAGCCCTCGAGCAGCGTGTCCTTGGTGACTGGAAGCGCCGGCAGGGCGACGAAGGCCGGCGCCTGCTTGCCGATCAGGCCGTAGCCGGCGAGCAGCGCCTCGGTGACACCTTGATCGAACGGCCGCTGAGCCCCCAGACCCTTAACGAAGCCGCCGCTCGCCATATTGATGGCGACGTTCTCACCGAGGTCGCAAGTGGTGATGACGAGGTCGTCACGGCCGGCGGTGCGCGCCGCCGAGATGACGCCCTCGGCCGGCACGTCCCACACGGCCCAGATGCCATTGATGGTCGGATTGGAGGTGAGGATCGCCGATGCCGCCTTGTCGGCGTCTCCGGAGAAGTCGGGACCGCCGATGCCTTGTTCGGCGACGATCTTGATGTCGGGATAGTTGTCGGCGATCGTCTTCTTGAAGGCGTCATAGCGCTGCTTGGTGACAAAGAAGTCGGCGGCGTGGAAAATAAGGCCGATGTCACCCTTGCCGCCCAATGCCTTGGCCATCAGATGTGCTGCCGCGACACCGTTGCCGTAATTGTCGGCCGAGACGACGGAGACGTAGTCCTTGCCGGCGACAAGGCCGGCCGGGACGTTGTCCATGAACACGAGCTTCACGCCCTTGTCGGCGACGGCCTTGTAGGCGGAGGCTGTCGCGGAAGGGTCAGTCGGAATCGAGACGATGATCTTGGGGTTCTGCGCCATCACCGTTTCGAGGTCCGCGACCTGCTTTTCCGGTTTGAAGCCGGCATCCGTGGTGGCGATCACCTCGATGCCCATCTTGCCGAACTGGTCCTTGAGCCCGGCGATCTGCGCACGCGACCAGTCATTGCCGCCGTAATGCATGACGATCGCCGCCGTGGCCTTCATGGCTTTGATCTTTGCCAGTTCCTGCTCGCTCAATGTCACAGCGGAGGCCGGCGCCGGCGTTTCGCCGTTTGGTCCTTTCGAAAGGACGGTCTTCTGCAGCTCGGCAAGGGCTGAATCCGGATCGGCGAAGGCGGGGGCAGCTGTGTAGAGGCTGGTGGCCAGCAGAGCCGCCGTGAAAGCTCCGGCTATTGTCTTGAGATGCGTCATTTCGGTCTCCTCCCTGATGACAGGCGCAATGCCCGTTGGTTCAACTCGGCCCTATGGCCTTTTTCAGATAGTTCATGCTGAGTTCCGCCCCTTGCTTCGGGTCAGGCCAGGCATCGAGCTCGGCGGCGATCCATCCAGAAAATCCGGTATCCTTGAGCGCATCGATGATCGGCGCCATGGCGAGATCGCCGCGGTCGAGCGGCGTGAAGGCGAAGGGATCACGCTGCCAGCCCTTGAGATGGACGTAGCTGATACGGTCCCTGAATTCGCGGATCTGCGCGGCCGGATCCCCGCCGGCGGCAGCCAGATGCGCAGTGTCCGGACAAAAATCGATCGCGGTGTGCCTGAAGACCTCGCGGACTTCATCGGGCCCCTCGACAATCGTCGACAGGTGCGGGTGATAGTGCGCGCGCAAGCCCGCTTTGGCCGCGATGTCGACGACCTTGTCCAGCGCCGCGCCGAGGCGCTTGAAATCGTCCTGCTGGC includes the following:
- a CDS encoding sugar ABC transporter ATP-binding protein, whose translation is MTAGTPVHAVEMKGVSKSFGGVKALIDVDLQVERGEIHALLGGNGAGKSTILKVLNGVHVPDAGTVLVDGKPLVEISPEASRKAGIAMIFQEMSLIPTLTVAQNVFLTREAKGAFGLIDDRTAERRAADLFKMLEVEVDPKATVGDLGAGQRQLTEIVKAISQNARVLVLDEPSTALAISDVERLFAFLRKLKSQGVAIIYVSHRMDEIARIADRATILRDGRHVVTAPLSELPVETMIEHIVGKRSRGLSDVVRGQSSLGEPLLELDNVSGPEKPKNVSFVVNRGEVVGLAGLLGSGRSAIARVIAGIDPVVEGEIRIAGKPVMITKPSEAIEAGVALVPEDRLRQGVIAEHSVASNVTLAVLDRLSRKTFVSGKKVRDLTDEQIARLRIKTASRDSAVRTLSGGNQQKVVIGKWLSTGPGILVLDEPTAGIDIGSKSEIITLVRELAKAGKAIVLISSELSEMLSACDRIIIVSAGRLVDDVSRADLDDPSAPAGDPVAQLQAAERKLQIVIQNAMSKSKRETHVH
- a CDS encoding putative quinol monooxygenase is translated as MTVPYTVIGTVIAKPETREELQEILSAFVEPTRAEDGCISYDFHVDPADPCVFMFYENWRSKNDLDRHLAMPHLKPLFDRLDQLLASPVEIRNFVMLSRMAVDVQPISVPTAYQ
- a CDS encoding substrate-binding domain-containing protein translates to MTHLKTIAGAFTAALLATSLYTAAPAFADPDSALAELQKTVLSKGPNGETPAPASAVTLSEQELAKIKAMKATAAIVMHYGGNDWSRAQIAGLKDQFGKMGIEVIATTDAGFKPEKQVADLETVMAQNPKIIVSIPTDPSATASAYKAVADKGVKLVFMDNVPAGLVAGKDYVSVVSADNYGNGVAAAHLMAKALGGKGDIGLIFHAADFFVTKQRYDAFKKTIADNYPDIKIVAEQGIGGPDFSGDADKAASAILTSNPTINGIWAVWDVPAEGVISAARTAGRDDLVITTCDLGENVAINMASGGFVKGLGAQRPFDQGVTEALLAGYGLIGKQAPAFVALPALPVTKDTLLEGWKAVYHAEATDKIKGSM
- a CDS encoding sugar phosphate isomerase/epimerase family protein encodes the protein MQVKLAYHANCWGALGGNAVGVTSITQLTYRTFGDMEQAIHDIGAAGYAGTELFDGNLLDYEGRYGELREALKQSGVVLVAGYSGANFIFDDILGEELARIERVAGAAAELGAAHLVVGGGAKRASGRQQDDFKRLGAALDKVVDIAAKAGLRAHYHPHLSTIVEGPDEVREVFRHTAIDFCPDTAHLAAAGGDPAAQIREFRDRISYVHLKGWQRDPFAFTPLDRGDLAMAPIIDALKDTGFSGWIAAELDAWPDPKQGAELSMNYLKKAIGPS
- a CDS encoding NADPH-dependent F420 reductase, translating into MSYAIVGFGKVGQALAHAFARKNIDVTVASRRQPEALAPQARAIGPTVVAKSLREALEADTIILAVPFGEHREVAKALPSWKGKTVIDAMNAFPVPEELDGLPSSAFVAKSFTGAKFVKGFNHLIAATLAADPVVEGGHRVVFLSSDDEDATAPVAALAKQLGFAPVKLGKLNEGGALVHARGRTWGQLIFQDLFKKEQ
- a CDS encoding ABC transporter permease is translated as MSTDRDTVPWLFARLGLANWRQNIIYIGFLVIFIAFAITLFDKGFLNPNNLLNIVRQTAMIAVMAIAMTYVLSAGEIDLSVGAVAGLASVTTAMAIDAGGPVTGIVAGLATGAVVGIFNGLLTTRIGIPSFLTTLAMMGIATGTAMWMSDTAAVPIISKSYSWIFGGGNIGPVPVLLIWMLVLGAVGHVVLRRTSFGRRVLATGGGEVAARYSGIDTKSIKFRVLIISAMAAALAGMLYAGRLQSGRFQLGQGDELSVIAAAVLGGTSLFGGSGTVIGTIVGALMIGLINNGLILMGLEFSQQLIARGAIIILAVALSQGRK
- a CDS encoding Gfo/Idh/MocA family protein — translated: MTRTFNVAMIGGGFMGKAHAMAYAAMPMFFWPAPAHPVRKVVVDITDALADEGRRRYGFEESSADWRKVVTRPDIDVIDIVTPNDSHAEIAIAAAQAGKHIICEKPLARGGDEAKTMLDAVNKAGVIHMVAFNYRRTPAVALARQYIEEGRIGRILNFRGTYLQDWSADPDSPLSWRFQKKIAGSGSIGDIGTHVVDLARYLVGEIAEVSALVRTYNKTRPVQHGNLDRLGAAEKNTGAERVEVDVDDEVVTLLKFADGAIGSLEATRNAYGRNNFITFEIHGTKGSIAFNYERRDELQVMFADDPADARGFRTVYSGPAHPYGSGLWPIPALGIGYSETKIVECFDFFSAIASGKQPSPNFEDGYRTERVADALIESGESGQWTKVRP